One region of Lampris incognitus isolate fLamInc1 chromosome 12, fLamInc1.hap2, whole genome shotgun sequence genomic DNA includes:
- the LOC130122013 gene encoding alpha-1A adrenergic receptor-like, translated as MVPTGENINSSSLMESCPNCSSSAYPSVNVIKAVTLGVVLGVIIIFGILGNILVILSVVCHRHLRSVTHYFIVNLAAADLLLTSAVLPFSATFEVLGRWVFGRTFCNAWAALDVLCCTASILTLCVISVDRCLAVTYPLRYTSMATERRGMVTLVSLWILSAVISVGPLFGWKEPDPEDETVCRITEEPGYALFSAFGSFYIPLAVILFMYCRVYVVAKRKMRGLSEGKNKEGLESEGVMLRIHRGNAAVADKQDDAGEDKVMRSRRTMLMTLLKISKEKKAAKTLGIVVGCFVLCWLPFFLVLPIGSIFPSCKPSETVFKITFWLGYFNSCINPIIYPCFSQEFKKAFQNVICGRCLKCRQPPKSPSSSHSVSSVIKRGSPSTPHKPSTLSTRSHITACCCCSCSNLSVSSSSLGPPDHAQNTRFQSKSLLKAWCFTKRDTSLPQERTGHDTPKILHLSLGVKGEVV; from the exons ATGGTTCCCACCGGTGAGAACATTAACAGTTCCTCCTTGATGGAAAGCTGTCCCAACTGCAGCTCCTCCGCCTACCCCAGCGTGAACGTCATCAAAGCCGTGACATTAGGAGTGGTACTCGGGGTGATTATCATCTTCGGGATACTTGGTAACATCCTGGTTATCTTGTCTGTGGTCTGCCACCGCCACCTGCGCTCCGTGACACATTATTTCATTGTCAACTTGGCGGCGGCCGACTTGCTCCTGACCTCTGCCGTACTGCCCTTTTCTGCTACCTTCGAGGTGCTTGGAAGATGGGTGTTCGGGCGCACCTTCTGCAATGCCTGGGCCGCGTTAGACGTCCTCTGCTGCACGGCCTCCATCCTTACATTGTGTGTTATCTCCGTTGACCGATGCCTGGCCGTCACTTACCCTCTTCGCTACACATCCATGGCCACAGAGCGACGTGGCATGGTCACACTGGTCTCCCTCTGGATACTCTCGGCAGTCATTTCGGTGGGCCCTCTGTTCGGCTGGAAGGAGCCGGACCCAGAAGACGAGACGGTGTGCCGTATCACGGAGGAGCCCGGCTATGCCCTGTTCTCAGCATTCGGATCTTTCTACATACCTCTGGCTGTCATCCTGTTCATGTACTGCCGCGTGTATGTGGTTGCAAAGAGGAAAATGCGAGGCCTAAGCGAAGGCAAGAACAAAGAAGGGCTGGAGAGTGAAGGGGTGATGCTGAGGATACACCGTGGCAACGCGGCGGTGGCAGACAAACAGGACGACGCGGGTGAAGACAAAGTCATGAGGAGCCGACGCACCATGTTGATGACGCTGCTGAAGATTTCCAAAGAGAAGAAGGCAGCCAAGACCCTGGGCATTGTTGTAGGCTGCTTTGTCCTCTGCTGGCTGCCCTTTTTCCTGGTCTTACCTATCG GATCTATCTTCCCATCCTGCAAACCCTCTGAGACTGTCTTCAAGATAACCTTCTGGCTGGGTTACTTCAATAGCTGCATCAATCCCATCATCTACCCATGTTTCAGCCAGGAGTTCAAAAAGGCTTTCCAAAATGTTATCTGTGGTCGATGCCTTAAATGCAGGCAGCCACCCAAAAGCCCCAGCAGTTCCCATTCAGTGAGTTCAGTGATCAAGCGAGGATCCCCTTCGACACCCCATAAACCCTCGACTCTCTCTACCCGCTCTCACATTActgcctgctgctgctgcagctgcagcaATCTTTCTGTGTCCTCATCCTCTCTTGGTCCTCCAGATCATGCCCAAAATACCCGGTTCCAGAGTAAAAGCCTGCTGAAGGCATGGTGTTTCACAAAAAGGGACACTTCGCTGCCACAGGAACGCACAGGTCATGACACGCCAAAGATCCTACACCTTTCGCTCGGAGTCAAAGGGGAGGTTGTATGA